A genomic stretch from Candidatus Nitrososphaera gargensis Ga9.2 includes:
- a CDS encoding carboxypeptidase M32, producing the protein MKSENPVINQVLDAYKPIWSINHATSLLGWDFETYMPKKGSEERGVAYSQLHLLHKGLLLSKNFVDLVESAKKQQEGLNDVEKGIIRILDRDITKQLKIPKELIEAESLERIRGNMVWRQAREKSDFKMYEPHLKKMIEIKKQIADKIGYEKHPYDVLLDQFEEELTVDDLDKVFGVLTPQIQKILKKLMDSGSPFCKESNLGKSRYDIQKVDELNRKILELLQYDMERFRIDVSTHPFTEAMGLNDVRITTRYEWTDFKRSISSTIHEAGHALYHLQCDQSLSVTPVEGGSSLGLHESQSRFWENIVGRSRPFIQLIAPLIRKQVNFANQATDEELYLYFNNVKPDYIRVDADEVTYNLHIAIRYEIEKKIFGDELDVSEIPQFWNDRMEQLLGVRPTEDSQGVLQDTHWSSGLFGYFPTYTLGNLVSAIIASKMRKDLKDYEENISKGDFKSIREWLRLKIHQHGSVYAPKVLLKNILNEEGYNPDYFVTYIETKYLVS; encoded by the coding sequence ATGAAATCTGAGAACCCTGTCATAAACCAGGTTCTTGATGCTTACAAACCTATATGGTCGATAAATCACGCCACTTCTCTATTGGGTTGGGACTTTGAGACTTACATGCCTAAGAAAGGCTCTGAAGAAAGAGGAGTGGCCTATTCTCAGCTTCATCTGCTGCATAAAGGGCTTTTGCTAAGCAAGAATTTTGTTGACCTTGTCGAATCAGCAAAGAAACAACAGGAGGGCCTAAACGACGTAGAGAAGGGCATTATACGGATACTTGATAGGGACATAACCAAGCAGCTAAAGATACCAAAAGAGCTTATTGAAGCCGAGTCTCTGGAAAGAATAAGGGGCAACATGGTCTGGAGGCAGGCAAGGGAAAAATCCGATTTCAAGATGTACGAGCCCCACCTCAAAAAGATGATAGAAATAAAGAAGCAAATCGCTGACAAGATAGGCTATGAAAAGCATCCGTATGACGTGCTTTTGGATCAATTCGAAGAGGAGCTTACAGTAGACGATTTGGATAAGGTATTTGGAGTGCTGACTCCGCAAATTCAGAAAATATTGAAAAAGCTCATGGATTCAGGCAGCCCATTTTGCAAGGAAAGCAATCTTGGAAAATCAAGGTATGACATTCAAAAGGTCGATGAACTCAATCGCAAAATTCTAGAACTCCTGCAATACGACATGGAACGTTTCAGAATCGATGTATCTACCCATCCATTTACAGAGGCCATGGGTCTCAATGACGTCAGAATAACAACTCGTTATGAATGGACTGACTTCAAAAGGTCCATATCTAGTACTATTCATGAAGCCGGTCATGCCTTGTATCACTTGCAGTGCGATCAATCATTATCCGTCACTCCCGTCGAAGGCGGATCTTCGCTAGGACTTCATGAATCCCAGTCAAGGTTTTGGGAGAACATTGTAGGCAGAAGCAGGCCATTTATTCAATTGATCGCACCTTTGATTAGAAAGCAAGTAAATTTCGCAAACCAGGCTACCGATGAGGAGCTGTACCTTTATTTCAACAATGTCAAGCCTGATTATATACGAGTCGACGCCGATGAAGTTACCTACAATCTCCATATAGCAATAAGGTACGAGATAGAGAAGAAGATATTTGGAGATGAGCTAGACGTCTCTGAAATTCCTCAGTTTTGGAACGATAGAATGGAACAATTGCTTGGAGTGAGACCAACCGAAGATTCGCAGGGTGTGCTTCAAGATACTCATTGGAGTAGTGGCCTCTTTGGGTATTTTCCTACTTACACTTTAGGAAACTTGGTTTCAGCAATAATTGCTTCAAAGATGCGCAAAGACCTGAAGGATTATGAGGAAAACATCAGCAAGGGCGATTTCAAGTCCATCAGAGAATGGTTAAGACTAAAAATACACCAACACGGATCTGTTTATGCGCCCAAGGTGCTTCTTAAGAATATCTTAAATGAAGAAGGATATAATCCAGATTACTTCGTGACCTACATAGAGACCAAGTACCTTGTGTCTTGA
- a CDS encoding winged helix-turn-helix domain-containing protein, with amino-acid sequence MAGFSNQFSKKEASILQLIIEENLSNFIFDGIKRKIGMHQETLSRALDELERAGVIAKTNQGYRVADNIREEHHFATPLSYNPSSSVYVAVPLIQTILPEDVDSQSILSGLQGKWFGMLRWFGSSETESSITLKWLTVDGKVQIDALFSDSSLIIEGKLLQNKNNNKNKDLSNAVRASHQLMEQIIKLYSKQNNAIV; translated from the coding sequence TTGGCTGGATTTTCAAACCAATTCTCCAAAAAGGAAGCAAGTATACTGCAATTAATTATTGAAGAAAATCTTTCAAATTTTATTTTTGATGGGATCAAGAGGAAAATCGGAATGCATCAAGAGACTCTATCGAGGGCCCTTGATGAGCTAGAACGTGCAGGTGTAATAGCCAAGACGAATCAAGGATACCGCGTCGCTGATAATATAAGAGAAGAGCATCATTTTGCAACCCCACTAAGCTATAATCCATCATCCTCTGTATATGTTGCTGTTCCATTGATCCAGACTATCCTTCCAGAGGATGTAGATTCGCAATCTATTCTTTCAGGCCTTCAAGGAAAATGGTTTGGAATGCTGCGCTGGTTTGGATCTTCAGAGACAGAAAGCAGCATAACTCTTAAGTGGCTGACAGTGGATGGCAAAGTACAGATTGATGCCCTTTTTTCAGATTCATCGCTAATTATAGAAGGCAAGCTGCTACAAAACAAAAACAATAATAAAAATAAAGATTTGAGCAATGCCGTCAGGGCATCGCATCAACTAATGGAGCAGATCATCAAACTCTACTCAAAACAAAATAATGCAATTGTTTAG
- a CDS encoding S1C family serine protease: MSKNNESPSSTLTSLSDAIISVAEKVSPSVVGVQTGRMFGGGSGVIWSNDGYIVTCYHVVKGFKEVQVSSQELGSAMHADVVGKDPYSDIAILKISNAKNNGKTLQPIEISDSEDLKAGQMILALANPFGEQASITKGIITSSRSSVRGRWRRTMMNNVVITDARLNPGYSGGPLVDASGKMIGLNAFYISSRGIAIRTSKVKGIVENLKSYGRVRRAYLGITSYSISIPEEVAKQAGINQDSGLMVVSVEPNSPAKKAGLLIGDVVLSLDGKQVESLHDIEQLLTQELIGKAVKLVVLRSEKLTELTIVPDDASH; the protein is encoded by the coding sequence TTGAGCAAAAACAATGAATCTCCTTCAAGCACGCTAACGTCGCTGTCTGATGCAATAATAAGTGTTGCAGAAAAGGTCTCGCCGTCAGTGGTGGGAGTGCAAACGGGACGGATGTTTGGAGGCGGCTCTGGCGTTATTTGGAGCAATGATGGCTACATCGTTACATGCTATCATGTCGTCAAGGGTTTCAAAGAAGTTCAGGTAAGCTCTCAGGAGCTTGGAAGTGCCATGCATGCAGACGTGGTCGGCAAGGACCCTTACTCTGATATTGCAATATTGAAAATCAGCAATGCAAAGAACAACGGCAAGACATTGCAACCAATTGAAATTTCTGATAGTGAAGATCTAAAAGCAGGTCAAATGATACTTGCTCTTGCCAATCCTTTTGGAGAGCAGGCAAGCATAACAAAAGGAATCATCACATCATCGAGAAGCTCTGTGAGAGGACGGTGGCGAAGGACAATGATGAACAACGTGGTCATAACAGATGCCCGGCTGAATCCGGGTTACTCTGGAGGACCATTGGTAGACGCAAGTGGCAAGATGATAGGTTTGAACGCCTTTTACATATCTTCCAGAGGCATTGCAATCAGGACAAGCAAAGTCAAAGGGATTGTAGAAAACCTGAAGAGTTACGGGAGGGTCAGGCGCGCATATTTGGGGATTACCTCATACTCCATCTCCATTCCAGAAGAGGTAGCAAAGCAGGCAGGAATAAACCAAGATTCCGGGCTGATGGTTGTTTCAGTCGAACCTAATTCTCCTGCAAAGAAGGCCGGCCTACTGATAGGTGATGTGGTATTGAGCCTTGACGGAAAACAAGTTGAGAGTTTACATGACATAGAGCAGTTGCTGACGCAAGAGCTGATTGGCAAAGCTGTAAAGTTGGTTGTTCTTAGATCTGAAAAATTAACGGAACTAACAATAGTTCCTGATGATGCCTCCCATTGA